cctccaccacttcctcctccacctccaccacctcctcctccaccaccaccacctccaccacttcctcctccacctccaccatcacctcctccaccaccaccaccgcctcctcctccacctacacGGGCTACAGAAGGCCCTGAGGGTCTACAATACCAGGTCTCCCGAGACCCCagactccaccaccacctcctccatcaccaccaccagctcctcctcctccaccaccaccaccaccacctcctcctccacctcctccaccacatcctcctcctccacctccatgggTTACAGAAGGTCCTGAGGGTCTACAATACCAGGTCTTCCGAGACCCCagactccaccaccacctcctccacctccaccaccaccacctcctcctcctccacctccacgggCTACAGAAGGCCCTGAGGGTCTACAATACCAGGTCTCCAGAGACCCCAGACTCCagactcctccacctccaccacttcctcctccaccaccaccaccacttcatcctacacctccaccacctcctcttcctcatccacctccACGGGCTACAGAAGGCCCTGAGGGTCTACAATACCAGGTCTCCCGAGACCCCAGACCCCagactcctccaccaccacttccacctccATGGGCTACAGAAGGCCCTAAGGGTCTACAATACCAGGTCTCCCGAGACCCcagactccaccaccaccacctccaccaccaccacctcctccaccaccacttccacctccATGGGCTACAGAAGGCCCTAAGGGGCTCCAATCCCAGGTTTCCCGAGAACTCACCTCCCACCATCATACGAGTAAATATTTGTTCATCACATAGTAAATATTCACGTTGGCaatacagcacagtttcaatgagcaacatagttgcaatactctggccacaatcctacacagtgcacttttaaagggACAGCCTTAAGTTGTCTTTTTCTTTACAGGTCTCTGGATCTACCAGTGATTTCATTATTACAATGAAAAGGACTGACACACATCCAAGACCAACTGCAGGTATCATCACTCTTTGACTCCAGTAGCAGAAATAGGCCTGGTCATTTTTTATGTCACTTGCTAACCATGCCTACATGTTAAACAGACAGGCGTGACAAATCATTGATCCAATAAACTGACTGTTTTGCACCATATTTTCTGCAGGTTGCCTCTCAGTGCCTTTATTTAACCAAAGGAAACGAAGCAGGCTTCCTCTTACATCGACTCCTGTAGAAAATGAATTCTGCTCTGCTATTGACTTTGATGATCAGATTGACTTGGCAGATTCCTCATTTTCGTCAGGTGTAGTAGGCTATTTTTTACACAAGTACACCACATTATTATGCACAATGCAACTACAGATGACTGTACAGTAGGCCGCTTACAGCCTATTAAAAATCACAACAGAGAAAGTGGTCATACCATGCCTCACATTAATAATCATGGCCGTTTATTAACTCGCTGTTAtcagaattgcaatgaccaagttataATGTATTACTACTGTGTAAATGTTACAGTAGTGTAGTgttagttaaaggtacactgtgtgagatttttagttatttatttccagaattcatgctgcccattcactaatgttacctttttcatgaatacttaccaccaccatcaaattttaagtattcattatgactggaaaaattgcacttttcatacatgaaaagagggatcttctccatggtccgccattttgaatttccaaaaatagccatttttagctaacatgactctacttggaccatactagaaaatatttgtgtattccttagtaaacgttcatgtaaagatcaaatttggcaataagcagcccagtttcaatgagcagcatagttgcagtacctttttgaccatttcctgcacagtgtaccttttaaatcTTTTCAACAGCTATTACTGCGTTCCACTGGTGTAAATGTATGAGACTACACTGAACCCAACCCATGTTCTCCCACTAGGCAATGCAGCGTATGCTGCTCAGAATCAGAACCAACGGCCCTCTGGACCAAGGCCCTCAGCTGCGGCTGCACAAGGAGGTCAGTGGAACAGGCcaatgaagcagcagcagcctccgcaGCCCAGCAACCCACCTGTCCGTCACACTGGACCCGTTGCCAGGGGATACGCCCCCCTGCCTCATCCTCACAAACCTGCCAACACATGGTAATCATCAATCACATTTACTATTGCATTGCTATCTATTTGTGCAAGAAACGTCTCAAGGATATCAACCTACTGTCAACCACACTACTATTACACTTAGTAGTGTACACTACTTACTCTATTACTCTATTATATTTGATATAAAGATAGCTGGTAAATGGCTGTTTACTGTTTAGTGGCTACCGTGTACACTAACTGTTACTGTTCCTTAGATGTGTCTGCAAATGTAGTCTAATCTTCCATTATTTACTTGCTGGCAAATTCGGGAGCAGTTTAAAGTGTTGCATATCTCTGGTTATAGTTTGCTAGAGGAGCAGAATAAGCACTGACTagtgcgggcgcacacacacacacacacacacacacacacacacacacacacacacacacatacacatacacatacacacacacacacacacacacacacacacacacacacacacacacacacacacacgcgcgcgcgcgcacacacacacaaattagtggATCTTAGAAATGATATCTGTGTCAAATGTCATGCAgcttttatgtgtatgtgttttgagctgtcttgtgatgtgtgtgttattatgtgcAGGCTGCTGGACACTTCAGTTTCCCTTTAGGATTAATAACTCTTCCCTTCATGActctatttatgtatgtatgtatgtatttatttatttatttgtttatttgtttgtttgtttgttttatttgcacatggggaatgcctcttgagatgcaacatctcattttcagtgaggtCCCATTGAAACTGGACAATACAGACAgtacaagacaaaacattacatcgtaaaagacaacacacattcacacactcattcaaaaaACAGTCTCTTTGTTCCCCCACCTCTGCAACCCCCATAGCAATATGTTTTTGGTTCAACtcaactctactcaactctactctactctactctactctactctactctaactctactctcccctccccagGTCTCAGCAGAGAGCTCCAGGCAGGCAGGAGGCTCCAGCGCCCAATCCtccccacagccacagccacagccacagccacagccagggtCTGggccagatccagatccagagtGGCCCCTCATACGGCCGAGGACGAGGCCTGCAGCCTGGCCAAGGGAGGGGTGCAGCCACTGGCCAGCAGCAGTCCAGACTCAAGCCCATGAATCACCAGCAGCTGACAGTGCAGCAGTCGTTCAGCAGACAACAGGCCCAAGGCCCCACGGGGGCGATGCAGGGTGCTTCGGGCCCGTCTGGTGGCCCCCGTTACTGCCctgtccctgcccctgcccctcctGCACCTAAGCCTCAGTCACAGCAGCAGGCACAGTGGCAGTTCAAAGTGTCACCGCATATGGGGCAGACAAAAAATAATCACAATAACTCCCATGTCATGCAGTCCACCCCACAGCAAGCAGGTATGGGGCAGTCACTTAATAACAGCACTACAGACTTCTACGGCGCACAGACAACCCAGCCACAAGAGGTAGTGTCTTTGTTATTGTTACCCTATTTTGTAATTGTCACACTATTTTTCCATGTTCCTCTGCAATTGTTCATGATGGATAACATTTTACTGTTATGTTTTATGTAACAAACAGGTTCCGCAAAGTCCAAAGACAAAATCGGAAAGTGAGAAGTCTCTCCGGATCCTTACGTGTGTCATCGAGGGCATGAGACACTGGGTCCAGTTCAAGAACAAAGCTCCTATGCTGTTTGAGATTTTTTGGTAAGTCTAGACATTGATGTATCGGCTGACCTTTCTATTAAACTGTTAAGacactgcgttataaatttgctattaccagagtggcaatgacaaCTCGtagtactaaaggccctgtgttatgtcatagtattgtagcacaattttagttaacttttcaatgactattatagcgagccactggaggtatggcgtgcattaaggagcTAAACATTAGTTAACACACAAAGCGAGCAACACTTTCAAGACGTTTTATGCGCTGAAAGAACTATTTCTTCAAATGATACATTTCTTGCATAGGACTAAATGGTCTGCCGTGTCTCCTCAGCATCCCTGGACTCCGCAGTCACTGATGGGAAGTTTGGTGCCAAGCATTTCCTCCTGCGGACAGGAAGGGATGTCGTGCAATGTGTTTACTACGAACATGTGAGTTCATCACCTCCACACAGATAAAATTCGAGTTTTTCCAACACTAAGAGCATAAGCCAAACTTGTTCCTCCCATCCTTTGCTGTTACTTGTGGCTTCATTATGCAAGGCTCAACGTCATTGATGATCAAAATTGTTCAAAAGCAAGAAGCAATggtcattatctcatttgcaattgggatattTAAAGGTGAAAAGCTGCTCAAAAGCTGCTCTGCCGAGGTTGACAGTGGACAGTGGACCTAGTcaagaggaaaggatgggaggagtTAGGTTGACTTTCACCCTAGGTGACAGTGTGAAGTGCTGAGGGATACTGATCCACATTTAGCAACCTCTtggccatgggcgtaattttagggggggatggtggggactgTCTGCCCCTGTGTCAGTATTTTGCTGTTCATTTTTTATTCCCATAAACAATAGACCACAcagtatagttgtgatattgtgctgcgatatacagtaaatacatttTTATTGATTTGATTGCACATCTTATATTGTTTAGTACAGTATGCTTtttgagagctgtgtgtgttcaggtttgtgtgttcatgtgaagaCTCCACAGTGCCTCAGTGTAGCTCTCTCCTCCTCAACACGTTCTCTGGTCTTGTGTGTGTCACCACCAGGACCAGGAACTCCCCAAGCTG
This window of the Engraulis encrasicolus isolate BLACKSEA-1 chromosome 7, IST_EnEncr_1.0, whole genome shotgun sequence genome carries:
- the LOC134451933 gene encoding uncharacterized protein LOC134451933; amino-acid sequence: MKRTDTHPRPTAGCLSVPLFNQRKRSRLPLTSTPVENEFCSAIDFDDQIDLADSSFSSGNAAYAAQNQNQRPSGPRPSAAAAQGGQWNRPMKQQQPPQPSNPPVRHTGPVARGYAPLPHPHKPANTWSQQRAPGRQEAPAPNPPHSHSHSHSHSQGLGQIQIQSGPSYGRGRGLQPGQGRGAATGQQQSRLKPMNHQQLTVQQSFSRQQAQGPTGAMQGASGPSGGPRYCPVPAPAPPAPKPQSQQQAQWQFKVSPHMGQTKNNHNNSHVMQSTPQQAGMGQSLNNSTTDFYGAQTTQPQEVPQSPKTKSESEKSLRILTCVIEGMRHWVQFKNKAPMLFEIFWTKWSAVSPQHPWTPQSLMGSLVPSISSCGQEGMSCNVFTTNMTRNSPSCSVAWSSAAWGTTTSVATSSPASRSASPPATSRRTPRRPSGHRTKRCDRWSSLSMKYDQHQPEH